From the Capnocytophaga sp. oral taxon 878 genome, the window TATCCCATTGCCATTTGTAGTAATATTTTCTATAGGTTGCCCATCTACCGTATAGAGGTGCTTACAGATAGCCCTTTCGCTTGCCTCCTTCTCCTCTCCCAGTATCTCTTCCTCCAATTGTCCCTTCTTATTGTATTTGTACGAGTCTTTAATAACCAACAAATCACGCACATAAACCAATTCACCGCTAAACTTATTTTCCGCATTGTAAGTATGTACTATTTTTCGATGAAAATTACGAATAAAAAGCAAAACTACAAAAAATAATGTAATTAGCTCATACAAAGAGGATTAATTTTTTGACAGGAAGATAAGAGAAGACAGAGTCTTAGATATTTTAGATAGGTTTTTTCAAAAATAGGTTTCTAAATCGTTACCTACTATACTGAAAAATATTTTTTATTAATAGGTTATATTTCAGTGTTTTACACCTTTTTTCATATTGTACAGTAACTTGATAAAAAGTACTTTCGCAAATTAAAAAATTAGAGTATGAAAAAAGTAAAACGCTCAACTTTTAAGGTATTGTTCTACCTTAAAAAGAACGCCCCAAAAAAGAACGGTAAAGTTGCTATTATGGGGCGTATTACCATTGACAATCAGGTAGCTCAGTTTAGTACCAAACTTGAAATCCTTCCACAGAAATGGGATTTGAAGTACGGAAGGGTAACAGGTAAAACAGAAGAAGCTACCCAACTTAATCGCAAGCTGGAAGAGATTCGCTCACGTATCATTACTCATTATGAGGTGTTGATGAAGTACGAGGGAGTGGTTACTGCTCAGAAGCTAAAAGCTACTTTTCTAGGCATAGGAGTAATGGAAGATTCCTTGCTAAAAGTCTATGAGAATTTCAAAGAAGGCTTTGCCTTGATGGTAGAAAAAGGTGTTAGAAGTTACAGCACTCTTAACAAATATGAGAATGTATACACTCATTTGAGCGAGTTTATCCAGTACAAATACCGCAGAAGTGATATTTCTTTCAAAGAGCTTACAGAAGACTTTATTAATGATTTTGACTTTTACCTTAGAGTCAATAAAAGTCTTACTCACAACACAATATGGGTTTATATGATGCCCCTTTGTAAAATGGTAGAAATAGCTATAGACAAGGGTATCATCTATCGTAATCCCTTTAAGAATTACATAAGCTCTATGGAGGAGAAAGACAGAGGCTATTTGCTTAGAGAGGAAGTAGAAACTCTTTTACAATATCACCCTAAGAGTGCTTCTGCTGAATTAGTACGAGACCTATTTGTTTTTAGTTGCTTTACAGGTTTTTCGTATATTGACATTAAGCAGCTCAAAAAAAGTCACTTACAATCATTCTTTGACGGCAACAAATGGCTTATCAAACGAC encodes:
- a CDS encoding site-specific integrase; the encoded protein is MKKVKRSTFKVLFYLKKNAPKKNGKVAIMGRITIDNQVAQFSTKLEILPQKWDLKYGRVTGKTEEATQLNRKLEEIRSRIITHYEVLMKYEGVVTAQKLKATFLGIGVMEDSLLKVYENFKEGFALMVEKGVRSYSTLNKYENVYTHLSEFIQYKYRRSDISFKELTEDFINDFDFYLRVNKSLTHNTIWVYMMPLCKMVEIAIDKGIIYRNPFKNYISSMEEKDRGYLLREEVETLLQYHPKSASAELVRDLFVFSCFTGFSYIDIKQLKKSHLQSFFDGNKWLIKRRQKSDVPCNVRLLDIAEKIIEKYEGTTRTEALFPTPSNANCNLLIKKMMKDCNIIREKPISFHWARHTFGTLFLTEGVPLESVSKMMGHKNIKTTQIYAKITNEKISKDMEIAAERLKNLKIG